The genomic window TCCTTATTTTTAATCGCTAATCTTCATCTTTAGCATCCCAATCTTCTTCTAACTCTAGCTGCTCTTTTAAAAGCTGTTTTCGTTTTTGTTCTAGCCGATCTTTATGCTGAACAAATTGTTCTTTGTTAAAAAGCCATCGATTCCCGTCGTAAACACCTTTAATGTTTCCTAAAAGAAGCTGTTCTTTTATGTACGATTCAGTAAGTCCTAAATATGTGGATAACTGCTCTAACGTAATATACAAATTACGAGCCTCCTCGACATAAAGTATAACGTCCTTGGTTCATTTATGCCATCAAAAAGGCAGAAAAAAATCTAATTTTTTTCAAGAACCTTCCTTTTTTCCCAACACGCTTTTTTCAACTAATTGGAAATTGGTAAACCTTCTTGCAATTTTTCTCGATTTGAATAAATTCTTTTTATTCGTCGCAGCCACTTGCCCTTTTGCCCAAAAGAAAAAAGCGCATTTGACATGGCACATACGTCAATGGCGCTTCGTTTTTTATTACTTCATTACAAACCTACTGGTAACACATGATGGAGGATTAAAAAGAAATGGAAAACCGAGCCGGCTATAACAAACAAATGCCATACCGCATGATGATAGGGAAATCCTCTCCACATATAAAAAATCGTACCAACTGAGTAAAAGATACCACCAATGAGTAAATACCAAATACCCGTAGTTGAAAGTGAATGAAAAATCGGCCCTATTGCAAGCAATGCAAGCCATCCCATTAATAAGTAAATCATTGTTGATATGAACAAGAATTTTTTCACGAAAAAGATCTTAAAGATCACGCCACCAAGGGCAAATCCCCAAGCAATTCCAAATAAGGTCCATCCTAAGCCGCCACCTACTAGAATAAGTGCAATAGGCGTATACGTCCCTGCAATAAACACGTAAATGGCTGCATGATCCATTATTTCAAACACATCTTTTGCTTTACCAGGTGGAAAGCTATGAACCATTGTTGAGGAAATATATAGGAGCAACATACTTGCCCCATAAATGGTAAATGTCACAACATGCCAAGCAGTACCATACAAGCTCGAATAGACAATGAGCAACGTTAGGGCAGCGATACTCAGCAGTGTACCAACACCATGTGTAATGGCATTTGCAATTTCTTCTCGTTTTGTAAAAATATGCGTCTCCGCCAACTAAACCTCTCCTTTACAAACGCTTTAAACCATTATAGCATAGGTAATTAAAACTGCATATTGCTTGGAAGGAGTGAAAAGATGAGAGATGTTACATTAACTCAAGTCTTTGACCATCATATTACACAAAAATACATTAATCGTTCAGGTATGGCTCATGCAATTCGTGTGGCTTATCACGCGTACGCCTTAGCCATTAATCATAAAGTTGACGTTGATTTAGCTACTAAGGCGGCATTCTTGCATGATATCGGTCATTACACATGGTATAAAAATGGAAAATGGGACTATTCACTTTATAAAGCGTATGACATTCATCCCATAAAAGGTGCTGAACGTGCCCATAAACTATTAATTCGACTTGGTGAACATCCAAAAAAAGCAAAAGAAATTGCCATTGCTATTCTTCTTCACACCGATTCACATTTACCTCCAAGTCAGTTATCTTTAACACCGCTTCAACAAATTGTTGCTCAAGCGGATACGCTCGATGAAGAACCAGGAGGCGATCACCATTATCGTTCAATTACAATGGAACGCGCCCGTAGCCTTCTTCAAGACCTTGATGTACAAATTGATGCGCTTTTGAATGAGTAAGCTTTACGATTGTTCGCTAATGGATAAAAACTCTTCTTTATTAATAGGACCGTTTATCCGTTGAATAATCGTTCCATCGGCATTAATCACAATCGTTGTGGGTATGCCAAAAATTTGAAACCCCTTTTGCAAAGATCCGTCATTATCTAAGAGTGGATCAAATGTTGCCTCATATTGTTGTAAAAATGGGGTTAACGCTTTTACGCTATTTTCTGAGCTAGTTAAATTTATGGGGATAAATTGACTCTTTGGTTGCTGGTTTAATTGTTCACTTAAGCTAACAATAGCAGGCATTTCTTCTTGACAGGGATAGCACCAAGTCGCAAAAAAATGAATTACCGTTTTATCATATGCACCAATCTCATAATGGATTGTTTTTCCATTTAGTGTTGAGCCACTAAAGGGTGCCAATACTTGGTTCATGTGAGGCCCTTCTTCCCGAGCTTCAGCTGTAGATGTCACGAGTAGGAGCCCTATTAGCCAAAGTACGCCGAGCCATTTTCCTTGCTTCATTTTATCCCTCTTTCCTTAAGGAGCTTTTTTATGACCCTATTACATGTGTATCAGTTCGTCGCTGTTCTTGCTTTCTTACTATTTGTTTTCTTTTTTCAAGATATACCTTTTTCTTTACTTTGGTTTTCGCTTTTACTTGCATTAAACATCGGTCTTTTTATTTTGCGAAAGAAAAAGAGTCAGCATCGTTAATGGACATCCTTCACAAACCTGAGATAAACAGAATAGGTCCATTTGCAATTATAGATAAACTGAATTAGGATAATTTAGGAGTAGACGAACAGGAGTGAACGTTATGCAAACAGTATTTTCAGGAATTCAGCCGAGCGGTATCTTAACCCTCGGAAATTATTTAGGTGCATTAAAGCACTTTTCTTCTATGCAACATGATTATGATAGTTATTTTTGTATCGTAGACCAACATGCCATTACAGTCCCACAAGAGCGGTTAAAGTTAAGACAGCAAATACGAAGTCTTGCGGCCCTTTATCTCGCATCAGGGATTGATCCCACGAAAGCGACGTTATTCATCCAATCAGAAGTACCTGCCCATGCTCAGCTTGGCTGGATGATGCAATGTTTATCCTACATTGGTGAACTTGAACGAATGACCCAGTTTAAAGACAAATCAGCAGGAAAAGAGGGGGTTTCGTCTGCACTACTTACATATCCACCTTTAATGGCTGCAGACATTTTGCTTTATCAAACGACAATTGTTCCTGTTGGAGAAGATCAAAAGCAACATCTAGAGCTTGCTCGCAACTTAGCAGAACGCTTTAATAACAAATATGGCGATGTATTTACAATTCCAGAAGTTCAAATTCCTAAAGTCGGTGCCCGTATTATGTCATTGAATGACCCGACTAAGAAGATGAGTAAATCGAACCCTCAACCAAAAAGCTATATTTCTTTACTAGACGAACCTAAAACCATTGAAAAGAAAATAAAGAGTGCTGT from Shouchella hunanensis includes these protein-coding regions:
- the trhA gene encoding PAQR family membrane homeostasis protein TrhA is translated as MAETHIFTKREEIANAITHGVGTLLSIAALTLLIVYSSLYGTAWHVVTFTIYGASMLLLYISSTMVHSFPPGKAKDVFEIMDHAAIYVFIAGTYTPIALILVGGGLGWTLFGIAWGFALGGVIFKIFFVKKFLFISTMIYLLMGWLALLAIGPIFHSLSTTGIWYLLIGGIFYSVGTIFYMWRGFPYHHAVWHLFVIAGSVFHFFLILHHVLPVGL
- a CDS encoding HD domain-containing protein, giving the protein MRDVTLTQVFDHHITQKYINRSGMAHAIRVAYHAYALAINHKVDVDLATKAAFLHDIGHYTWYKNGKWDYSLYKAYDIHPIKGAERAHKLLIRLGEHPKKAKEIAIAILLHTDSHLPPSQLSLTPLQQIVAQADTLDEEPGGDHHYRSITMERARSLLQDLDVQIDALLNE
- a CDS encoding TlpA disulfide reductase family protein; this translates as MKQGKWLGVLWLIGLLLVTSTAEAREEGPHMNQVLAPFSGSTLNGKTIHYEIGAYDKTVIHFFATWCYPCQEEMPAIVSLSEQLNQQPKSQFIPINLTSSENSVKALTPFLQQYEATFDPLLDNDGSLQKGFQIFGIPTTIVINADGTIIQRINGPINKEEFLSISEQS
- the trpS gene encoding tryptophan--tRNA ligase, which translates into the protein MQTVFSGIQPSGILTLGNYLGALKHFSSMQHDYDSYFCIVDQHAITVPQERLKLRQQIRSLAALYLASGIDPTKATLFIQSEVPAHAQLGWMMQCLSYIGELERMTQFKDKSAGKEGVSSALLTYPPLMAADILLYQTTIVPVGEDQKQHLELARNLAERFNNKYGDVFTIPEVQIPKVGARIMSLNDPTKKMSKSNPQPKSYISLLDEPKTIEKKIKSAVTDSDGTIRFDPENKPAVSNLLSIFSLCTDESIASLEERYRDSGYGPFKSDLAEAVIHTLEPVQKRYYELINSSELDDILDAGADKAAKLANKTLKKAENAMGLGRKRR